The following are encoded together in the Azospirillum lipoferum 4B genome:
- a CDS encoding response regulator — translation MELSHHDDGTDPALSAATEEADGSAPAVCREPADFYAPAGRDGVGRFCRRFLDENALTATELLHHPRHQISLSNTATFVAILTQAERAMERPGGQKGALTPLVNEIARLTRERLKENPPPDFLPGAYPGTAAELLSNGGFLGRFLLDAAITHHIATGRSFAEKALSLLALAATTEHPDALVPLERLLGEIMLSDAGTASCARDAPFVTLIDLIVTLIAADRPMPDDAPPVFRRLDALMRRVPMPALREALTAAFRREMAKPACFTIASAGDMFGIEAVQREILALSDLSARLRDREGNYAGGARTEAALQRRTALLVNEDTVPEITRGRNFMQKLRILFVLQKMPLSPTAAKAVTDYLKSFFDSRDFAGRLLDCWKDRNEKLKGLAEVQRMVQSSAFPEEEREYLAGQIDDIQNAFLRTQRVLAPLIQAKDDPPADSVLDIVRLAGEGAFCSGKSRLAAARVLYRHCHRPRFVRHVLLNAPGPKERAARAGWLRQSLAMVGVPFIDLAAQRVLVVDDEDGPRAFVTSVLRELGIGQVDTAVDGQDALQRFQADAAAYDLIVCDWMMPRLSGLDLLKHVRETRSDLPFLMVTALATLEAVKKALAHHVSGYIAKPFTPDQLEEKIFLVLAQKGIGDGA, via the coding sequence ATGGAGCTCTCCCATCACGACGACGGCACCGACCCGGCCCTTTCCGCCGCGACGGAGGAGGCCGACGGCTCCGCTCCCGCCGTCTGCCGGGAGCCGGCGGATTTCTACGCGCCGGCCGGCCGGGATGGGGTCGGCCGCTTCTGCCGCCGCTTCCTCGACGAGAACGCGCTGACGGCGACGGAACTGCTGCACCACCCGCGCCACCAGATCTCCCTGTCCAACACGGCCACCTTCGTCGCCATCCTGACCCAGGCGGAGCGGGCGATGGAGAGGCCCGGCGGCCAGAAGGGCGCGCTGACCCCGCTGGTCAACGAGATCGCCCGGTTGACGCGGGAAAGGCTGAAGGAGAATCCGCCACCCGATTTCCTGCCCGGCGCCTATCCCGGTACAGCGGCGGAGCTTCTGTCCAACGGCGGCTTCCTCGGCCGCTTCCTGCTCGACGCCGCCATCACGCATCACATCGCCACCGGCCGCAGCTTTGCCGAGAAGGCCCTGTCCCTGTTGGCGTTGGCCGCGACCACCGAGCATCCCGACGCGCTGGTTCCGCTGGAACGGCTGTTGGGCGAGATCATGCTGAGCGATGCTGGCACCGCGTCCTGCGCGCGCGATGCACCCTTCGTCACGCTGATCGACCTGATCGTGACGCTGATCGCCGCCGACCGGCCGATGCCCGACGACGCGCCGCCGGTGTTCCGCCGGCTGGACGCGCTGATGAGGCGGGTGCCGATGCCGGCCCTGCGCGAGGCGCTGACCGCCGCCTTCCGCCGCGAGATGGCCAAGCCCGCCTGTTTCACCATCGCCAGCGCCGGCGACATGTTCGGGATCGAGGCGGTGCAGCGCGAGATCCTGGCGCTGAGCGACCTGTCCGCCCGCCTGCGCGACCGCGAGGGCAATTACGCCGGCGGCGCCCGGACCGAAGCGGCGCTGCAGCGGCGCACCGCGCTGCTGGTCAACGAGGACACGGTTCCCGAGATCACGCGCGGCCGCAATTTCATGCAGAAGCTGCGCATCCTGTTCGTTCTGCAGAAGATGCCGCTGTCGCCCACCGCGGCAAAGGCGGTCACCGATTACCTGAAGAGCTTCTTCGACAGCCGCGACTTCGCCGGCCGGCTGCTGGACTGCTGGAAGGACCGCAACGAGAAGCTGAAGGGGCTGGCGGAGGTCCAGCGCATGGTGCAGTCCAGCGCCTTCCCGGAGGAGGAGCGCGAGTATCTGGCCGGCCAGATCGACGACATCCAGAACGCCTTCCTGCGCACCCAGCGCGTGCTGGCGCCGCTGATCCAGGCGAAGGACGACCCGCCGGCGGATTCGGTGCTGGACATCGTCCGTCTGGCGGGGGAGGGGGCCTTCTGCAGCGGCAAGAGCCGGCTGGCGGCAGCCCGCGTCCTCTATCGCCACTGCCACCGGCCGCGCTTCGTCCGCCATGTGCTGCTGAACGCACCCGGTCCGAAGGAGCGGGCGGCCCGGGCCGGCTGGCTGCGCCAGTCGCTGGCGATGGTCGGCGTGCCCTTCATCGACCTCGCCGCCCAGCGGGTGCTGGTGGTCGATGACGAAGACGGGCCGCGTGCCTTCGTCACCTCCGTCCTTCGGGAACTGGGCATCGGGCAGGTCGACACCGCCGTCGACGGCCAGGACGCGCTGCAGCGCTTCCAGGCGGACGCGGCCGCCTACGACCTGATCGTCTGCGACTGGATGATGCCGCGGCTGAGCGGGCTGGATCTGCTGAAGCATGTGCGCGAGACGCGCAGCGACCTGCCCTTCCTGATGGTGACCGCGCTGGCGACGCTGGAGGCGGTGAAGAAGGCGCTGGCCCACCACGTCAGCGGCTATATCGCCAAGCCCTTCACGCCGGACCAGCTGGAGGAGAAGATCTTCCTGGTGCTGGCGCAGAAGGGGATCGGCGACGGGGCATGA
- a CDS encoding helix-turn-helix transcriptional regulator — MTGTQCQEARLRLGWSTRMLANKAGVPWYAVMNLDYGTGEVDPAIVDALARAFKQAGVDLH; from the coding sequence ATGACCGGGACGCAGTGCCAAGAGGCACGCCTGCGCCTTGGCTGGTCGACACGGATGCTGGCGAACAAGGCCGGTGTGCCGTGGTACGCCGTGATGAATCTCGATTACGGAACGGGCGAGGTCGATCCGGCCATCGTCGATGCCCTCGCCCGTGCCTTCAAACAGGCCGGCGTGGACCTGCATTGA
- a CDS encoding ATP-binding protein yields the protein MDERIDGAVANRLDMVLRNDLSELGRLAEAVDEFIERNQLPPDLAFKFNLCFDELITNTVSYGYRDAAPHEIRVRMEANGAELRAEVEDDAAAFDPFADAPPPDLTSDVDDRRVGGLGVFLVKKTMDHASYRREGDRNLVLLAKSFG from the coding sequence ATGGATGAGCGGATTGACGGTGCCGTGGCGAACCGCCTGGACATGGTCCTGCGCAACGACCTGTCCGAACTGGGACGGCTGGCCGAGGCTGTGGACGAGTTCATCGAGCGCAACCAACTGCCGCCCGACCTCGCCTTCAAGTTCAATCTCTGCTTCGACGAGCTGATCACCAACACCGTATCCTACGGCTATCGCGATGCCGCCCCGCACGAGATCCGGGTGCGGATGGAGGCGAACGGCGCGGAACTGCGGGCGGAGGTGGAGGACGACGCCGCCGCCTTCGATCCCTTCGCCGACGCGCCGCCCCCCGATCTGACCAGCGATGTCGATGACCGGCGCGTCGGCGGCCTTGGCGTGTTCCTGGTCAAGAAGACGATGGACCATGCCAGCTACCGGCGCGAAGGCGACCGCAATCTGGTTCTGCTCGCCAAGAGCTTCGGTTGA
- a CDS encoding serine/threonine-protein kinase — protein sequence MPDGSVGGALPGPIGPYRVEGVLGQGAMSVVYRATDGRTGQPVALKLLRGELLAAAERNAVLARFRREAEIGLKLDHRNIVRVHDYGMLDAAHGGAPYLAMELIQGRELKQYLEADTPLSVQQGGELMAAVLDALAFAHARNIIHRDIKPANIVVEADLTPKLADFGIAQISSSDLTQAGDLLGTPAYMAPEVLRGEKADARSDLFSAGVVLYYLLAQRRPFSGSVATVMQQILFVEPPPPSHGNPELPPPFDTMILKALAKAPADRYASAAEFAQALRHALAVAGTMRTAMPSAELTMFNAELPAAAAPARDRGALAAALETALRAIPGQPIDARKLTGLIDILAEWQAGTGGDAQRWQSVLLDAGIEPLTELIVAATPAPRAAPASQRRDWMPLVRLFAAMNRALAGTPAADRAKMSAARIAFDLSGRFFLYSGELNRVLMDGDNPDIQMLSLDFLRLEILQHALEELGAEAELAQSRSAMLMFAVQVIRKVTQILRACTDGNDGLARFGVAIILANIEELIVMAQRLFETGGQATGGLPQDAVAEFIAAAGRFATLSVEELRGEVATGAGTPDSFSARLRGVGQLYLFATRLTAPDCAPLMHSLSTLLYGLVAGLTADLGNAPVGDTGARTRLVALAEMASGLGWSEVERIALTALRRWAVAGAAA from the coding sequence ATGCCCGACGGCTCTGTAGGCGGCGCGCTTCCCGGTCCCATCGGCCCCTACCGGGTCGAAGGGGTGCTGGGCCAGGGCGCCATGAGCGTGGTCTACCGCGCGACCGATGGGCGGACCGGGCAGCCGGTGGCGCTGAAGCTGCTGCGCGGCGAATTGCTGGCCGCGGCGGAACGCAATGCCGTGCTCGCCCGCTTCCGGCGGGAGGCGGAGATCGGGCTGAAGCTGGACCACCGCAACATCGTGCGGGTGCACGACTACGGCATGCTGGACGCCGCCCATGGCGGCGCGCCCTACCTCGCCATGGAGCTGATCCAGGGCAGGGAGTTGAAACAGTACCTGGAGGCCGACACGCCGCTGTCGGTGCAGCAGGGCGGCGAGTTGATGGCGGCGGTGCTGGACGCGCTGGCCTTCGCGCACGCCCGCAACATCATCCACCGCGACATCAAGCCGGCCAACATCGTGGTGGAAGCCGACCTGACGCCCAAGCTGGCCGACTTCGGCATCGCACAGATTTCCTCGTCCGACCTGACCCAGGCCGGCGACCTGCTGGGCACCCCCGCCTACATGGCGCCGGAGGTGCTGCGCGGCGAGAAGGCCGACGCGCGCAGCGACCTGTTCTCCGCCGGGGTGGTGCTCTACTACCTGCTGGCGCAGCGGCGGCCCTTCTCCGGCTCCGTCGCCACGGTGATGCAGCAGATCCTGTTCGTCGAGCCGCCACCGCCCTCCCACGGCAACCCGGAGCTGCCGCCGCCTTTCGACACCATGATCCTGAAGGCGCTGGCGAAGGCGCCGGCCGACCGCTATGCCAGCGCCGCAGAGTTCGCCCAGGCGCTGCGCCACGCGCTGGCCGTTGCCGGCACGATGCGGACTGCCATGCCCTCCGCCGAACTGACCATGTTCAATGCGGAGCTTCCGGCCGCCGCGGCACCGGCGCGCGACCGTGGCGCCCTGGCTGCGGCGCTGGAAACCGCCCTGCGCGCCATCCCCGGCCAGCCGATCGACGCCCGCAAGCTGACCGGGCTGATCGACATCCTGGCGGAGTGGCAGGCGGGGACCGGCGGCGACGCGCAACGCTGGCAATCGGTTCTGCTCGACGCCGGAATCGAGCCGCTGACCGAGCTGATCGTCGCTGCCACCCCCGCACCGCGCGCCGCCCCGGCGAGCCAGCGGCGCGACTGGATGCCGCTGGTCCGGCTGTTCGCCGCGATGAACCGTGCGCTGGCCGGGACGCCGGCCGCCGACCGGGCAAAGATGTCGGCGGCGCGCATCGCCTTCGACCTGTCCGGCCGCTTCTTCCTCTATTCCGGCGAGCTGAACCGGGTGCTGATGGACGGCGACAACCCGGACATCCAGATGCTGTCGCTCGACTTCCTGCGGCTGGAGATCCTGCAGCATGCGCTGGAGGAATTGGGGGCGGAGGCCGAACTGGCGCAGAGCCGCAGCGCCATGCTGATGTTCGCCGTCCAGGTCATCCGCAAGGTGACGCAGATCCTGCGCGCCTGCACCGACGGCAATGACGGGCTGGCCCGCTTCGGCGTCGCCATCATCCTCGCCAACATCGAGGAGCTGATCGTCATGGCCCAGCGCCTGTTCGAAACCGGCGGACAGGCCACCGGCGGACTTCCGCAGGATGCAGTGGCGGAGTTCATCGCCGCCGCCGGCCGCTTCGCCACCCTGTCGGTGGAGGAGCTGCGCGGCGAGGTCGCGACTGGCGCCGGCACGCCCGATAGCTTCAGCGCCCGCCTGCGCGGCGTCGGCCAGCTCTACCTGTTCGCCACCCGCCTGACCGCACCGGATTGCGCGCCGCTGATGCACAGCTTGTCGACCTTGCTCTACGGGCTCGTCGCCGGGCTGACCGCCGACCTCGGCAATGCGCCGGTCGGCGACACCGGCGCCCGCACCCGGCTGGTGGCGCTGGCCGAAATGGCAAGCGGGCTTGGCTGGAGCGAGGTCGAGCGGATCGCCCTGACCGCGCTGCGCCGCTGGGCTGTCGCCGGCGCGGCAGCATGA
- the tssM gene encoding type VI secretion system membrane subunit TssM: MLKSILSALTSRWFLTLVAALCLGAIVWFLGPLVAVSGAFPLEDATVRLAVVFGILLVWALAMQWSLYRHRSANDRMVQALAKATPAAKGDPDSEAVGQETDLLRGRLREALDQLRKARFGGKWGQRYLYQLPWYLLIGAPGAGKTTALANSGLRFPLAAEMGRAALRDVGGTRNCDWWFTDEAVLIDTAGRYITQDSQPAIDGKVWKNFITLLKRHRPRQPVNGILLAVSLADLALWSEPERKGHAEQLKLRLKELRGQVGSRVPVYVLLTKADLIAGFAEFFDDLSREEREQVWGVTFPLDDGKSGDDAPVYRFGTEFDALTGRIARRVLDRVHGESDIQRRSLDTLFPAQIAALKPAIADLLMVIFEPNRYEERALLRGVYLTSGTQDGAPVDRLSEMVAGSFGLDRPVLPAASGGRSFFLTRTLREVVFAEAGLVGTNSGLERRWRLLRGGAMVAMLLAGLGIAAFWANSFTGNAALVAGVDAAAAKAQAELAPLATAPRSLAKVDDTDFITIVPPLNTLRAIPAGWTDPVPLEMTGGLYQGDRLGRQSETVYDRALRTILLPRVFLRVEEQLRRERGRPEYLFQALKVYLMLAGKGPLDKGLVSDWMALDWMASLPGPAYDGVRSDLRVHLDAMLAAPLSSIEPDEALVEEARQSLTRYPLAERGFAILRDRPEIQALADWRLVDHAGPLAGRVLIRPSGKPLSEGVPGLYSYDGFHKAVLPALPKVAKALVDENWVLGQPSSGPQAVASAQRLEKGILAVYLDRYARQWDELLGDVVIVPLRSLNQAADVLNTLSGPQSPLKLWLTAMVRETTLAPGPNDKPADGKGPVAGGPLAGIAQQAQAGEKAVESTGTNAAYLARLAGVSLQPEGPPPGQPINDHFKALRDLVQGEGGAPPKLDESLKLLGELYQQIARAANAPDQNGALLAGLAGGADKGAVAAQLRNLARDLPDPVGGMVATVAQSAATVSAGGARSQINKAWQSTVLPFCRAALDNRFPMVPNSQVDVTAADFAKLFAPGGMIDQFFNTNLRPFVDMTVSPWAWQKVDQVDLGIPPAVLDQFERAARIRDSLFPAGAATAKVVFEITPVELDAKATQVALDVDGQTLIYQHGPPRPQVMKWPGAEGTSSVRLGFGPPLPGEPAGISRQGPWALFHFLADGKLESTPQPDRFTFAVTVGTRKAVFALRADSVNNPFGKNLLESFRCPTAL; the protein is encoded by the coding sequence ATGCTGAAATCGATCCTGTCCGCCCTGACCTCCCGCTGGTTCCTGACGCTGGTCGCGGCGCTGTGCCTGGGCGCCATCGTCTGGTTCCTGGGGCCACTCGTCGCCGTGTCGGGCGCCTTCCCGCTGGAGGACGCGACCGTCCGGCTGGCGGTGGTCTTCGGCATCCTGCTGGTCTGGGCGCTGGCGATGCAATGGTCGCTCTACCGCCACCGCAGCGCCAACGACCGCATGGTGCAGGCGCTCGCCAAGGCGACGCCGGCCGCCAAGGGCGATCCGGATTCGGAGGCCGTCGGCCAGGAGACCGACCTGCTGCGCGGCCGCCTGCGCGAGGCGCTGGACCAGCTGCGCAAGGCGCGTTTCGGCGGCAAATGGGGGCAGCGCTATCTCTACCAGCTTCCCTGGTATCTGCTGATCGGTGCGCCGGGGGCGGGCAAGACCACGGCGCTGGCCAATTCCGGCCTGCGCTTCCCGCTGGCGGCAGAAATGGGGCGGGCGGCACTGCGCGACGTTGGCGGCACCCGCAACTGCGACTGGTGGTTCACCGACGAGGCGGTGCTGATCGACACCGCCGGCCGCTACATCACCCAGGACAGCCAGCCGGCCATCGACGGCAAGGTGTGGAAGAACTTTATTACCCTGCTGAAGCGCCACCGCCCGCGCCAGCCGGTCAACGGCATCCTGCTGGCCGTCAGCCTCGCCGACCTCGCGCTGTGGAGCGAGCCGGAGCGCAAGGGACATGCCGAACAGCTGAAGCTGCGGCTGAAGGAGCTGCGCGGACAGGTCGGGTCGCGCGTCCCGGTCTATGTGCTGCTGACCAAGGCCGACCTGATCGCCGGTTTCGCCGAGTTCTTCGACGACCTCAGCCGGGAGGAGCGCGAACAGGTCTGGGGCGTCACCTTCCCGCTGGATGACGGCAAGAGCGGCGACGACGCGCCGGTCTACCGCTTCGGCACGGAATTCGACGCGCTGACCGGGCGCATCGCCCGCCGGGTGCTCGACCGCGTGCATGGCGAATCCGACATCCAGCGCCGCTCGCTCGACACCCTGTTCCCGGCGCAGATCGCGGCACTGAAGCCGGCCATCGCCGACCTGCTGATGGTCATCTTCGAGCCCAACCGCTACGAGGAACGGGCACTGCTGCGCGGCGTCTACCTGACCAGCGGCACCCAGGACGGCGCGCCGGTCGACCGTTTGTCGGAGATGGTGGCGGGGTCCTTCGGGCTCGACCGTCCGGTCCTTCCGGCGGCCAGCGGCGGGCGCAGCTTCTTCCTGACCCGCACCCTGCGCGAGGTGGTCTTTGCCGAGGCCGGGCTGGTCGGCACCAATTCCGGGCTGGAGCGGCGGTGGCGCCTGCTGCGCGGCGGGGCGATGGTGGCGATGCTGCTGGCCGGGCTGGGGATCGCCGCCTTCTGGGCCAACAGCTTCACCGGCAACGCCGCGCTGGTCGCCGGGGTCGATGCGGCCGCCGCCAAGGCGCAGGCCGAGCTGGCGCCGCTCGCCACCGCGCCGCGGTCGCTGGCCAAGGTCGACGACACCGATTTCATCACCATCGTGCCGCCGCTGAACACGCTGCGCGCCATCCCCGCCGGCTGGACCGATCCGGTGCCGCTGGAGATGACCGGCGGCCTCTATCAGGGCGACCGGCTGGGACGGCAGAGCGAGACCGTCTATGACCGCGCGCTGCGCACGATCCTGCTGCCGCGCGTCTTCCTGCGGGTGGAGGAGCAGCTGCGCCGAGAGCGCGGCCGGCCGGAGTACCTGTTCCAGGCGCTGAAGGTCTACCTGATGCTGGCCGGCAAGGGGCCGCTGGACAAGGGGCTGGTGTCGGACTGGATGGCGCTCGACTGGATGGCCTCGCTGCCCGGCCCGGCCTATGACGGCGTGCGGAGCGACCTGCGCGTCCATCTCGACGCCATGCTGGCGGCCCCGCTCTCGTCCATCGAACCGGATGAGGCATTGGTGGAGGAGGCGCGGCAAAGCCTGACGCGCTATCCGCTGGCCGAACGCGGCTTCGCCATCCTGCGCGACCGGCCGGAGATCCAGGCGTTGGCCGACTGGCGGCTGGTCGACCATGCCGGGCCGCTGGCCGGCCGGGTGCTGATCCGCCCATCGGGCAAGCCGTTGTCGGAGGGGGTGCCCGGCCTCTACAGCTATGACGGCTTCCACAAGGCGGTGCTGCCGGCGCTGCCCAAGGTCGCCAAGGCGCTGGTGGACGAAAACTGGGTGCTGGGCCAGCCGAGCAGCGGCCCGCAGGCGGTCGCCAGCGCGCAACGGCTGGAGAAGGGCATCCTCGCCGTCTATCTCGACCGCTATGCCCGCCAGTGGGACGAGCTGCTGGGCGACGTGGTAATCGTGCCGCTGCGCAGCCTGAATCAGGCCGCCGACGTGCTGAACACGCTGTCCGGCCCGCAATCGCCGCTGAAGCTGTGGCTGACCGCCATGGTGCGCGAGACCACGCTGGCGCCCGGCCCGAATGACAAACCAGCCGACGGCAAGGGGCCGGTTGCCGGCGGTCCGCTGGCCGGGATTGCCCAGCAGGCGCAGGCCGGCGAGAAGGCGGTGGAGTCGACCGGCACCAACGCCGCCTATCTGGCGCGGCTGGCCGGCGTCTCGCTGCAGCCGGAAGGACCGCCGCCGGGCCAACCGATCAACGACCATTTCAAGGCTCTGCGCGATCTCGTGCAGGGCGAGGGCGGGGCGCCGCCCAAGCTGGATGAATCGCTGAAGCTTCTGGGCGAGCTCTACCAGCAGATCGCCCGCGCGGCCAACGCGCCCGACCAGAACGGCGCGTTGCTGGCCGGGCTGGCCGGCGGTGCCGACAAGGGGGCGGTGGCCGCACAGCTGCGCAACCTCGCCCGCGACCTGCCCGACCCGGTCGGCGGCATGGTCGCCACTGTGGCGCAGAGTGCGGCGACCGTCAGCGCCGGCGGTGCGCGGTCGCAGATCAACAAGGCGTGGCAATCCACCGTCCTGCCCTTCTGCCGGGCGGCGCTGGACAACCGGTTCCCGATGGTGCCGAACAGTCAGGTCGATGTGACGGCGGCGGATTTCGCCAAGCTGTTCGCGCCGGGCGGCATGATCGACCAGTTCTTCAACACCAACCTGCGCCCCTTCGTCGACATGACGGTCAGCCCCTGGGCCTGGCAGAAGGTCGATCAGGTCGATCTCGGCATTCCGCCCGCGGTGCTTGACCAGTTCGAGCGCGCCGCGCGCATCCGCGACAGCCTGTTCCCCGCCGGGGCCGCCACCGCGAAAGTGGTGTTCGAGATCACGCCGGTGGAGCTGGACGCCAAGGCGACCCAGGTGGCGCTCGACGTCGACGGCCAGACGCTGATCTACCAGCACGGCCCGCCCCGCCCGCAGGTGATGAAATGGCCGGGGGCGGAGGGCACCAGCAGCGTGCGCCTCGGCTTCGGCCCGCCGCTGCCGGGTGAGCCGGCCGGCATCTCGCGCCAGGGTCCCTGGGCCTTGTTCCATTTCCTCGCCGACGGCAAGCTGGAGTCCACGCCGCAGCCCGACCGCTTCACCTTCGCGGTGACGGTGGGCACCCGCAAGGCGGTCTTCGCCCTGCGGGCCGACAGCGTGAACAACCCCTTCGGCAAGAACCTGCTGGAGAGTTTCCGATGCCCGACGGCTCTGTAG
- the icmH gene encoding type IVB secretion system protein IcmH/DotU translates to MTVRPPPDKNPFEEPDDIDATVMQPMAFQRPAAPPAAPTAAPASPPPFSGGSAGLVPPAFGQSAQPFSAPSAFSPAAFNTPKPAAPQAPAPAPAMSAPLSPGFRPLDDAALTALTAVSDNPLVTAAAPILAMVVRVRELTQHRDVESLRERVIAEMQRFEAATVRAGLSATQIRNAGYALCATVDDVVLATSWGNQSLWAHKSLVSTIQKETWGGERFFDLLDQMAEVPDRHLMELELFYLCLSLGFEGKFRVSQRGYSELAKLRDRLYRVIRKQRGEAERDLSPHWRGQADGFRPLAATVPLWLPAVMIAALLAALYAWFIFALADQSDAAYRRLAAVIPDQPVQIARIAPPVTLPTPPPRQSVADRVALALAADIKAGLVEVSGGTDGRVLVRTRLNVFASGSDRIDPRYVEVFRHVAEALRKEPGRISVIGNTDNVAIRSLRYPSNQELSEARAFRVQQLMTEILAGDAANRLSAEGRGDTDPIAPNTTAEGRQANRRVDIVLAP, encoded by the coding sequence ATGACCGTCCGGCCGCCGCCCGACAAGAACCCGTTCGAGGAGCCGGACGACATCGATGCCACGGTGATGCAGCCGATGGCGTTCCAGCGCCCGGCCGCACCCCCTGCCGCTCCCACTGCGGCGCCCGCCTCTCCGCCGCCCTTCTCCGGCGGGTCGGCCGGGCTGGTGCCGCCGGCCTTCGGCCAGAGCGCGCAACCCTTCTCCGCCCCCTCCGCCTTCTCGCCCGCCGCCTTCAACACGCCGAAGCCGGCAGCCCCGCAAGCCCCGGCACCCGCGCCCGCGATGTCGGCCCCGCTCTCGCCCGGCTTCCGCCCGCTGGACGATGCGGCGCTGACGGCCCTGACCGCGGTCAGCGACAACCCTCTGGTGACCGCCGCGGCGCCCATCCTGGCGATGGTGGTGCGGGTGCGCGAGCTGACGCAGCACCGCGACGTGGAATCCTTACGCGAACGCGTCATCGCCGAGATGCAGCGGTTCGAGGCGGCCACCGTCCGCGCCGGCCTGTCCGCCACCCAGATCCGCAACGCCGGCTACGCGCTGTGCGCGACGGTGGACGACGTGGTGCTGGCGACCTCCTGGGGAAACCAGAGCCTGTGGGCGCACAAAAGCCTCGTCTCCACCATCCAGAAGGAGACCTGGGGCGGCGAGCGCTTCTTCGACCTGCTCGACCAGATGGCGGAGGTGCCGGACCGCCACCTGATGGAGCTGGAGCTGTTCTACCTCTGCCTGTCGTTGGGCTTCGAGGGCAAGTTCCGGGTCTCGCAGCGCGGCTACAGCGAGTTGGCGAAGCTGCGCGACCGGCTCTACCGCGTCATCCGCAAGCAGCGCGGCGAGGCGGAGCGCGACCTGTCGCCCCACTGGCGCGGACAGGCCGACGGCTTCCGGCCGCTGGCGGCAACGGTGCCGCTGTGGCTGCCCGCCGTGATGATCGCGGCGCTCCTGGCCGCCCTCTACGCCTGGTTCATCTTCGCCCTGGCCGACCAGTCCGACGCTGCCTATCGCCGGCTGGCCGCGGTGATCCCGGATCAGCCGGTGCAGATCGCCCGCATTGCGCCGCCGGTCACCCTTCCCACCCCGCCGCCCCGCCAGTCCGTCGCCGACCGCGTCGCCCTGGCGCTTGCCGCCGACATCAAGGCAGGTCTGGTCGAGGTCAGCGGCGGCACCGACGGGCGCGTGCTGGTCCGCACCCGCCTGAACGTCTTCGCCTCGGGCAGCGACCGGATCGATCCGCGCTATGTCGAGGTGTTCAGGCATGTCGCCGAGGCGCTGCGCAAGGAGCCGGGCCGCATCTCCGTGATCGGCAACACCGACAATGTCGCCATCCGCTCGCTGCGCTATCCCTCCAACCAGGAATTGTCGGAGGCGCGGGCCTTCAGGGTGCAACAGCTGATGACGGAGATCCTGGCAGGCGATGCCGCCAACCGTTTGAGCGCCGAAGGGCGCGGCGACACCGATCCCATCGCCCCCAACACGACGGCGGAGGGCCGGCAGGCCAACCGGCGCGTCGACATCGTGCTGGCACCCTGA
- the tssJ gene encoding type VI secretion system lipoprotein TssJ gives MLRIAGWMRIRKTIWSAAVLAAMPALAACSSPPPPPPPTTIQLTVIGAKALNPDPNGRPSPVMLRLYQLGPSDAFANADFFQVIDQDKATLGPTLLDRQELAVPPDSRQTLTVQPKPDVKTLAVAAAFRAYEEAGWRAMQPIQPNKANSFVLTATASTVTLVPGDGSNASTDAPADKPADAKTEGAKTGASKQDAEKPATEKPDAAPKPAADQPPAATHNLILKGAS, from the coding sequence ATGCTGAGGATTGCCGGCTGGATGCGGATCCGGAAGACGATTTGGTCCGCTGCCGTCCTGGCCGCAATGCCGGCGCTTGCCGCCTGCTCCTCCCCGCCGCCGCCCCCGCCGCCGACCACGATTCAGCTGACGGTAATCGGGGCCAAGGCGTTGAACCCCGACCCCAACGGCCGGCCGTCGCCGGTGATGCTGCGGCTCTATCAGCTCGGCCCCAGCGACGCCTTCGCCAACGCCGATTTCTTCCAGGTCATCGACCAGGACAAGGCGACGCTCGGCCCCACCCTGCTCGACCGCCAGGAACTGGCTGTGCCGCCCGACAGCCGCCAGACCCTGACCGTCCAGCCCAAGCCGGACGTCAAGACGCTGGCCGTCGCCGCCGCCTTCCGCGCCTATGAGGAAGCGGGCTGGCGCGCCATGCAGCCGATCCAGCCGAACAAGGCCAACAGCTTCGTCCTGACCGCCACGGCCAGCACCGTCACGCTCGTCCCCGGCGACGGCAGTAACGCCAGCACCGACGCCCCGGCGGACAAGCCTGCGGACGCCAAGACGGAGGGTGCGAAGACCGGGGCCTCCAAGCAGGATGCCGAAAAGCCGGCCACGGAGAAACCGGACGCCGCGCCGAAGCCCGCCGCCGACCAGCCGCCCGCTGCAACGCACAACCTGATCCTGAAGGGGGCGTCATGA